Proteins from one Candidatus Roseilinea sp. genomic window:
- a CDS encoding endoglucanase — MNERSITFLKRLLSAPGPSGDEVGPARVWREEAMTFADEVRADVRGNSYAVLNGAEGAPRVLLAGHIDEIGLMITHVDDEGYLWFAPIGGWDPQVLVGQRVRLLGKQGDVLGVIGKKAIHLMRPDERDKASKIEDLWIDIGAKSRDEALGHVRVGTAGVIDAPVYDFPNGRIVSRSIDNRIGAFTVLEALRLLAQARPLATVAAVATVQEEITFAGAHTSAFSFAPQAAIVVDVTHATDHPDANKRRSGDVKLGGGPVLSRGSAGSPVIFDMLVGLAEREGIPCAVEANPRATGTDADAIHLSRGGVATGIISIPNRYMHSPNEMIALSDVEGAAKLIAAFVRELTPQTDFTPR; from the coding sequence ATGAACGAGCGCTCCATCACATTCCTTAAGCGACTCCTCAGCGCGCCTGGCCCATCGGGCGACGAGGTCGGCCCGGCGCGAGTCTGGCGCGAAGAAGCCATGACCTTCGCCGACGAAGTGCGCGCCGACGTGCGCGGTAATTCATACGCTGTGTTGAACGGCGCGGAAGGCGCGCCGCGCGTGCTGTTGGCCGGCCACATAGACGAGATCGGCTTGATGATCACCCACGTGGATGACGAAGGTTACCTATGGTTTGCGCCGATCGGCGGCTGGGATCCGCAGGTGCTGGTAGGTCAGCGCGTGCGCTTGCTCGGCAAGCAAGGCGATGTGCTCGGCGTGATCGGCAAAAAAGCCATCCACCTCATGAGGCCGGACGAGCGCGACAAGGCCAGCAAGATTGAGGACTTGTGGATCGACATCGGCGCGAAGAGCCGTGACGAGGCGCTGGGACACGTGCGGGTGGGCACGGCCGGCGTCATTGACGCGCCGGTCTACGACTTCCCCAACGGGCGCATCGTCTCTCGCAGCATTGACAACCGCATCGGCGCGTTCACCGTGCTGGAAGCGCTGCGCTTGCTGGCGCAAGCGCGCCCGTTGGCGACGGTCGCCGCAGTGGCGACGGTGCAGGAGGAGATTACCTTCGCCGGCGCACATACCTCGGCCTTTTCGTTCGCGCCGCAGGCGGCCATCGTCGTGGACGTGACCCACGCCACAGACCACCCCGACGCAAACAAGCGGCGCTCCGGCGACGTGAAGCTGGGTGGCGGGCCGGTCCTCTCGCGCGGGTCGGCGGGCAGCCCGGTCATATTCGACATGCTGGTTGGCCTGGCCGAACGCGAGGGCATCCCCTGCGCTGTAGAGGCCAATCCGCGCGCCACCGGCACCGACGCCGACGCGATTCACCTCTCGCGCGGCGGCGTAGCGACCGGCATCATCTCCATCCCCAACCGCTACATGCACTCGCCGAACGAGATGATCGCGCTGAGCGATGTGGAAGGCGCAGCGAAGCTGATCGCCGCGTTTGTGCGGGAGCTGACGCCGCAGACCGACTTCACACCGCGCTAG